A segment of the Streptomyces sp. NBC_00376 genome:
GGAAAGCTCCTCGCGCTGGATTGCTACATCCTCTTCGTCGAGAAAATCGAAACGTCCACGTTCCGCCTCTAGCGTGCAAAGATCCTCGACATACTTGTCGACCGACGTGTTGATCCGGCGGATGATGTCGGCTTCGGGGACTGCGTAGTAGACATCTCCGGTGGCAGGCTCGACAAGGATGTCTCCGTTGCCCGCGAAGCCGATCCGATACATTGCTCGAATTCGCTCATCCGATTCGATGCCGACTTCTTCGCAATGTTCGCTGTACGTTTTTACTCCCTCTTCCAGGCCAGGCACGGAAGAAATCGCATCCAGCAAGTTTCCGGGAAGTCCGGTGTGCATAAGGGTTTGACCGGCAGGCTGCCGCCGGAGTTCCTCCGGGACCGCTTCCTCGAGAAGGAGGACCGTATCTTCTCCGAAAACTTCTACGAGACGTTCGCGGGATACCATTTCCGCCCTTCTGATGCATTCCGTCGAACTCGGAGTGAAAGGAAGAGATAAAGCGGCGTACGGGTAGTCCTGTGCTCCATCACCACCACGGCACGCCGACTGCTCGGCGGCCCGATTTGAGTGTAGTCAGATACTGTCCCTCCGGAACAGAGCAGGGGATACCGGGCCGACAGTTCCCCCACTGCGGCCCCCTTCAGGGCTGACACGAAGTCCGAA
Coding sequences within it:
- a CDS encoding SUKH-4 family immunity protein, which translates into the protein MVSRERLVEVFGEDTVLLLEEAVPEELRRQPAGQTLMHTGLPGNLLDAISSVPGLEEGVKTYSEHCEEVGIESDERIRAMYRIGFAGNGDILVEPATGDVYYAVPEADIIRRINTSVDKYVEDLCTLEAERGRFDFLDEEDVAIQREELSDVLRESDEAAWGTASSFWRWIIEQISADDYRVF